The following proteins are co-located in the Vicia villosa cultivar HV-30 ecotype Madison, WI unplaced genomic scaffold, Vvil1.0 ctg.000327F_1_1, whole genome shotgun sequence genome:
- the LOC131626881 gene encoding uncharacterized protein LOC131626881 yields the protein MSRVGEVAYQLALPPSLSGLYDVFHVSHLRKFVPDTFHPILPDSVEVEPDLSYDPQPYRILERDSKSLRSKEIPIVKVMWDETRPEEATWELESEMRESYPHLFWLVMIIEPISDMGG from the exons ATGAGCCGGGTAGGTGAAGTGGCTTATCAGTTAGCATTACCACCTTCACTATCCGGTCTATATGACGTATTCCACGTATCTCACCTCCGAAAGTTCGTGCCTGATACTTTTCATCCTATTCTTCCGGATTCTGTTGAAGTGGAACCAGATCTTTCCTATGATCCTCAACCTTACCGTATCTTAGAGCGTGATAGCAAGTCTCTACGGAGTAAAGAGATACCTATCGTGAAAGTGATGTGGGATGAGACGCGTCCGGAGGAAGCTACGTGGGAGCTTGAGTCAGAGATGCGGGAATCCTACCCTCACTTGTTCTG GCTTGTTATGATAATTGAGCCAATTAGTGATATGGGAGGGTAG